In the genome of Achromobacter sp. MFA1 R4, the window GACCCACGAACAGGCTGGCACAGAACGCTTCCGTCAGGAAAATGGTGGCCTGGCCATGCACCGCCGTGCGCGCGCCCCGGTAGAAGGTGCGGAAGATCACATCCTCGCGCACGTCGCCCTTGACCTTGCAGGGGCTGCTGAATTCCATCCATTGGACGTTGCCCGCGCCGGGCTTCGGCGTCCAGAGGATCGGCTTGGCGGTTTCCTTGGGTTCGGCAAGGATCTCTTGCACCTCATCAACGGTGATCAGCGGTTCGAACTTGTTGGCCATGGAAACAGAGTTAGGGTCTTGGGACTGCGCGGTGACGTCTTGCGCCATGCATGCGCTGCGCCCCGCCGCGCCGCGGGACAGACACGCGCGCGCAGCATTGCGAGGGGGCGTAATCTTACAAGATGAAGACCGGGCGGGTTGGATTGCTGTATGGATATACAGTCAATGTCGCGCTCCGGGAAAACACAGGGTGGGGCGGATGCCAGACTTCATGCAGGACTTCATGCAGGGACTTCACCCCGGACCTCACAGAGACGAGGCGCCGAAGGTGTCGCATTGCTTGAGGCTGCCGCTTTCCAGGCCACGCTTGAACCAGCGCACGCGCTGTGCGGACGTGCCGTGGGTGAAGGCGTCCGGCACCACGTAACCCTGGGTCTGCTTCTGCAGACGGTCGTCGCCGATGGCGGTCGCGGCCGCCAGGGCTTCTTCCACATCGCCGCCTTCGAGGATATTGCGCGCCGCATCCGCGCGCTGCGCCCACAGGCCGGCAAAGCAGTCCGCCTGCAGCTCCATGCGCACGGACAGCGCATTGGCCTGCGCCGGATTGCGGCGGCGCAGATTGTCCACCTGATCCGAAATGCCCAGCAGGTGCTGCACGTGGTGTCCCACTTCATGGGCGATCACGTAAGCCTGCGCGAAATCGCCCGGCGCCTTGAAACGGCTCTGCAGTTCGTCAAAGAACGACAGGTCGATGTACACCTTGCTGTCGCCAGGGCAGTAGAAGGGGCCCATGGCGGACTGGCCGGTGCCGCAGGCCGTGGGCGTGGCGC includes:
- a CDS encoding neutral zinc metallopeptidase, producing MRLDRSRQSENVEDRRSSGPRIGGRGTIGIGTIVLALVAMYFGVDPSVVLQMAEGPPTQQEAPASRPPANDPQAVFVSKVLGETEDVWTSIFQNELNRQYVEPKLVLFRGATPTACGTGQSAMGPFYCPGDSKVYIDLSFFDELQSRFKAPGDFAQAYVIAHEVGHHVQHLLGISDQVDNLRRRNPAQANALSVRMELQADCFAGLWAQRADAARNILEGGDVEEALAAATAIGDDRLQKQTQGYVVPDAFTHGTSAQRVRWFKRGLESGSLKQCDTFGASSL